CAGCCGCGGGTCCACCGCGCGGCCGTCCCGGTCGAGCTCCTCGGGCGTCCACCAGGCCGCGTCGAAGATCGACTGCGACTCCAGCAGGTCCAGGCCCGCGAAGCTGATCGCTCCTGCATCCGACTCCTCCAGCGCCACGGCGAAGAGGGTCGAGTCGTTGACGTAGTCACGCCCGTCCCACGAGAACGCGACCTCGAAGGTGCCGTACGGCTCACCGAGCGCCTCGGGAGACACGACCACGCCGGTCTCCTCGCGCAGCTCGCGGGTCGCGGCCTCGGCGAGGGACTCCCCTGCGTCGGCCGCTCCCCCGACGGTGAACCAGTACCGCACCTCCGGCAGCGCCGGGTCGCACCCGAGCAGCAGCAGGACCTTGCCCTCGCTGCTGACCGGGAGGACCCGGGCCACCGTGCGCCTCGTGGGCTCGTGGTGCATCAGTCGGTCCCGAGCTCCATCGCGACCTCCTCGAGGATGGCCTCGCCCTCGTCGCCGCCCTCGGGGTTGGCGGTGATCTGGTCGTAGCCGCCGGCCGGGAGCTCACCGAACAGGGTGCCGTTCTCGACGAGGACGGTGCCCTGGTCGAGCGGCTGGCCGGCGTACGCCTCGAGCTTGGCGCGCGAGTCGGCGATGTCGAGGTTGCGCATCGTCAGCTGACCGATCCGGTCGGTCGGGCCGAAGGCGGCGTTCTCGACACGCTCCATGGAGAGCTTCTCCGGGTGGTAGGAGAAGTTCTCGCCCTCGGTCTTGAGGATCGTGTAGTCGTCACCGCGGCGCAGGCGCAGGGTGACGGTGCCGGTGACGAGGGAGGCGATCCAGCGCTGGATCGACTCGCGCAGCATCAGCGCCTGGGGGTCGAGCCAGCGACCCTCGTAGAGCAGCCGGCCGAGCTTGCGGCCCTCGAGGTGGTAGTTGGCGAGGGTGTCCTCGTTGTGGATCGCGTTGAGCAGGCGCTCGTACGCCGCGAACAGCAGCGCCATGCCGGGCGCCTCGTAGATGCCGCGGGACTTGGCCTCGATGATGCGGTTCTCGATCTGGTCCGACATGCCCAGGCCGTGGCGACCACCGATGGCGTTGGCCTCCAGCACGAGGGCCACCGCGTCGTCGTAGCGCCGGCCGTTGATCGCGACCGGACGGCCCGCATCGAAGGTGACGGTGACGTCCTCGGTCTCGATCGCCACCGACGGGTCCCAGAACTTCACGCCCATGATCGGCTGGACGATCTCGAGGGAGACGTCGAGGTGCTCGAGGACCTTGGCCTCGTGCGTGGCGCCCCAGATGTTGGCGTCGGTGGAGTAGGCCTTCTCGGTCGAGTCGCGGTAGGGCAGGCCGTGCTCGACGAGCCACTCGCTCATCTCGTGCCGGCCGCCGAGCTCGTTGACGAAGTCGGCGTCCAGCCACGGCTTGTAGATGCGCAGCTCGGGGTTGGCCATCAGGCCGTAGCGGTAGAACCGCTCGATGTCGTTGCCCTTGTAGGTCGAGCCGTCTCCCCAGATGTTGACGTCGTCGGCCTGCATGGCACGGACCAGCATGGTGCCGGTGACGGCACGGCCCAGCGGGGTGGTGTTGAAGTACGCCTTGGCGCCGGAGCGGATGTGGAAGGCACCGCAGGCCAGGGCGGCGAGGCCCTCCTCGACGAGCTGGGGCTTGATGTCGACCGCACGGGCGATCTCGGCGCCGTACTGCTTCGCACGCGCGGGGACACCGGCGATGTCGGGCTCGTCGGGCTGACCGATGTCGGCGGTGTAGGTGCACGGGATCGCACCCTTGTCGCGCATCCACGCCACCGCGACGGAGGTGTCGAGGCCGCCGGAGAAGGCGATACCGACGCGCTCTCCCTGGGGAAGGGAGGTCAGGACCTTGCTCAACTGTGTGAATCCTTTCGGGTGTCGCCCTCGGCGAGTGCGGTGAACTTGTGGGCCAGGGCGTCTCCCCCGGCGGGGTCGCGCCCGATCACGAGCACAGTGTCGTCCCCGGCGATGGTTCCGAGCACGTCGGCGAGCTCGACCTTGTCGATCGCACTCGCCAGGAACTGCGCCGCGCCGGGCGGGGTGCGCAGCACGACGAGGTTGGCGCTGGCCTCGGCGCTGACGAGCAGCTCGGAGGCCAGCCGGGACAGGCGGTGCTGACTGGCGGCGCTCTCCCCCGTCACCGGGCTGCGGTTGCCGCCCTCGGCGGGCACGGCGTACACGAGGGCGCCGGTGGTGGAGCGCACCTTGACCGCGTCGAGCTCGACGAGGTCGCGGCTCAGGGTGGCCTGGGTGACGTGCACGCCCCGGCTGCCCAGCAGGTCGGCGAGCTCGGGCTGGGAGCGCACCTCCCGGGTCTCCAGGAGCTCGACGACGATCGCCTGCCGGGCGCTCTTGGTCATCGGGGTCAGGGCGTGCTCGCTCATCTGGGGTCCCCGACGAGTTGTTCGGGGAAGCGCAGCGGAGGAGAGGAGCTCGGTGGGGTGGTCATCTCAGGACCGCTTGCCCTCGAGCCAGGTGAGGACCGCCTTCTGCGCGTGGCGGCGGTTCTCGGCCTCGTCCCACACCACGCTCTGCGGACCGTCGAGGACCTCGGCGGCGATCTCCATCCCGCGGTAGGCCGGCAGGCAGTGCATCACGATGGCGTCGGCCTTCGCGGCGGCGACGAGCTCGGGCGTGACCGCCCAGGGACCGAAGACCGCGCGGCGGGCGTCGCGCTCGTCCTCCTTGCCCATCGAGACCCAGGTGTCGGTGATGACGATGTCGGCACCGGCGACGGCGTCGCGCGGGTCGGCGACCGCCGTGCCGGATCCGCCGGTGGCGGCGCCGATCTCGTCGGCCCTGGCGAACATCGCCTCGTCAGGCACGTAGCCCTCGGGCCCGCTGATCCGCACGTGCATGCCGGCGGTGGCACCCGCGAGCAGCCAGGAGTTGCCCATGTTGCACGCGCCGTCGCCGAGGAAGGCGGCCGTCAGGCCGGCCAGGTCGCCCTTGTGCTCACGGATGGTGAGCAGGTCGGCGAGCAGCTGGCAGGGGTGGAACTCGTCGGTGAGGGCGTTGACGACCGGCACGCCGGCGTACGCCGCCATCTCGTCGAGGTTCGTCTGGGCGTAGGTGCGCCACACGATCTGCGCGGCCTGGCGGCCGAGCACCCGGGCGACGTCGGCGACCGACTCGCGCTTGCCGATGCCGGCGAGGGTGCCGTCGACGAGCATCGGGTGGCCGCCGAGCTCGGCGATGCCGGCGGCGAAGGAGGCCTGGGTGCGCAGCGTCGGCTTGTCGAAGATCATCGCGACGGTGCGCGGCCCGGCGAGCGGCTGGTGACCGTAGGGCTCGGCCTTGAGCTTGGCCGCGAGGTCGAGGACCTCGGCCTGCTCGGCCGGGGTCAGGTCGTCGTCGCGGAGGAACGATCGAGTCATGCGGTCACTCCTGCCGAGTCGTTGGCGTGGTCGAGGATCGCCGGCCAGGCGGCCGCGAAGGCGGCGACGTCGGCGTCGGCGAGGTTGAGGGGCGGGGCCATCCGGACCCGCTCAGGGGTGGCGGCGTTGAGGAGGAACCCGGCGTCCTGCGCGGCGGTCACGACCTCGGCGGCCTTCGGCTCGGCGAGGGTCAGCCCGACGAGCAGGCCCTCGCCGCGGGTCTCGACGACGCGCGGGTCGGTCGCCGCGGCGGCCTTGAGCGCGGCGCCCTGGGCAGTGGCGTGGGCGAGCAGGTCCTCCTCGACGATCACGTCGAGGACGGCGAGCGCGGCCGCCGCGGCGACCGGGTTGCCGCCGAAGGTGGTGCCGTGGTTGCCGGGGTCGAAGAGCTTGCCGGCGCCGTGGGTGGCCAGGCAGGCACCGATCGGGATCCCGCCCGCCAGGCCCTTGGCGAGCGTGACGATGTCGGGCGTGACCGGGGCGTCGACGAGCGCAGGGTTCTGGTGGGCGAACCAGGTGCCGGTGCGGCCGACGCCGGTCTGGATCTCGTCGAGCCACAGCAGTGCGCCGTTCTCGTGGGCGATCCTCTGGGCGGTCGGCAGGTAGTCGCGCGGCGGCACGATGACGCCGGCCTCCCCCTGCACCGGCTCGACCAGGATCGCCGCGGTGTCGCGGTCGACGGCTGCCTCGAGAGCGGCGGTGTCGCCGTACGGGACGAAGACGACGTCGCCGGGCAGCGGCTCGAAGGGCTCGCGGTAGGCGGGCTTCGACGTCAGGGCGAGCGCGCCCATGGTCCGGCCGTGGAAGGAGCCCTCGGTGGCCACGATCCTGGTGCGCCCGGTACGCCGGGTCAGCTTGAACGCGGCCTCGTTGGCCTCGGCGCCGGAGTTGGTGAAGAACACCCGGGCCTCGGTGCCGAGGAGGTTCACGAGCCGCTCGGCGAGCGTGATCTGCGGCCCGCTGGCGAAGAAGTTCGAGATGTGGCCGAGGGTCTGCAGCTGCCCGGTGACCGCGGCGACCAGGCGCGGATGGCCGTGGCCGAGCGCGTTGACGGCGATGCCGCCGAGCAGGTCGACGTACTCGCGACCGTCGGCGTCCCACACGTGGGCACCCTCGCCGCGGACCAGGACGGTCTTGGGCGGGCCGAAGGTGTTCATCAGCGCACCGGCGTAGCGCTCGGTCCACTCCCGGTTGCCGGGTTCGGTGGCGGTCACGTGAGGGCCTCCCGGGCCTTGCGGGTCTTGGTGGTGACGCCGGGCAGCACCTGGGTGCCGACGCCCTCGTCGGTGAACAGCTCGAGCAGGACGGCGTGCGCCTGGCGCCCGTCGACGACGGTCGCGCGCTTCACGCCGTCGCGCACGGCCTGCAGGCAGGCGCTCATCTTCGGGATCATGCCGCTGGCCAGCGACGGGAGGATCTCCTCCAGCGCCTCGGGACTGATCTCGCCGATCACCTCCTCGGGGTCCGGCCAGTCGAGGTAGAGGCCCTCGACGTCGGTGAGGACGAGCAGCTTCTCGGCGCCGAGCGCGGCGGCCAGCGAGGCCGCGGCGGAGTCGGCGTTGACGTTGTGGACGACCCCGTCGACGTCGGGCGCGACGCTGGACACGACCGGGATCCGGCCGGCCTCGATCAGGTCGAGGACCGCCTCGGGCCGGACCTGGGCGACCTCGCCGACCAGGCCGAGGTCGACCTCCTCGCCGTCGACGACGGTGCCGGTCTGCTCGGCGGTGAAGAGGCCGGCGTCCTCGCCGGACAGGCCGACCGCGAGCGGGCCGTGCTCGTTGATCAGGCCGACCAGCTCGCGCTGGACCTGGCCGACGAGCACCATCCGGACGACGTCCATCGCCTCGGGCGTGGTGACCCGCAGGCCACCACGGAACTCCGACTCGATGCCGAGCCGGTCGAGCATGGTCGAGATCTGCGGGCCGCCGCCGTGCACGACGACCGGGCGGAAGCCGGCGAAGCGGAGGAACGCGATGTCCTCGGCGAAGGCACGCTTGAGCGTGTCGTCGGTCATGGCGTTGCCGCCGTACTTGATCACCACGATCTTGCCGTGGTAGGCCTTCAGCCAGGGCAGCGCGCCGGCGAGGGTGTGGGCCTTGAACTGGTCCGGCTTGCCGGGCTCGTGGGTCTCGGTGGTGTCGCTCATGAGGAGTAGGCGCTGTTCTCGTGGACGTAGGCGTGGGTCAGGTCGTTGGTCCACACGGTCGCCTCGGCGTCGCCGGACTTGAGGTCGATGGTGACGGTGACCTTCCGGTCGGACAGGTCGACGAGCGACGGGTCCTCGGCGGGCGTGCTGTTGCGGCACACCCACACGCCGTTCATCGCGACGTCGAGGTTCGCAGGGTCGAACGCGGCCTGCGTCGTACCGACGGAGGCGAGGACCCGGCCCCAGTTGGGGTCCTTGCCGAACACGGCTGCCTTGAACAGGTTGCTCCGGGCGACGCTGCGGCCGACCTCGACCGCGTCGTCCTCGGAGGCGGCGCCCCGCGTGGTGATCGCGATCTCGTGGTCGGCGCCCTCGGCGTCGGCGAGCAGCTGGATCGCCAGCGAGCGGCAGACCTCGGTCAGCGCGGCGGTGAAGTCGGACAGGCTCGGCGTCACGCCCGACGCGCCGCTGGCCATCAGGGTGACGGTGTCGTTGGTCGACTGGCAGCCGTCGGAGTCGAGCCGGTCGAAGCTGACCCGGGTCGCGGCGCGCAGCGCGGCGTCCAGGTCGGCAGCGGGTACGACGGCGTCGGTCGTGATCACGACGAGCATGGTCGCGAGCGCCGGCGCGAGCATGCCTGCGCCCTTCGCCATGCCGCCGATCGACCAGCCCTCACCCTGCACGACGACCTGCTTGCTGACCGTGTCGGTGGTCATGATCGCCTCGGCCGCGTCGTTGCCGCCGTCGGCGGAGAGCCGCGCGTGGAGGACCTCGACGCCGTCGAGCAGGGTCTGGCGGTGGTTGACCAGGCCGATCAGGCCGGTGGAGCAGACGACCACGTCACCGGCGGCGATACCGGCGAGCTCGCCGACCTTCTCGGCGACCTGGTGGGTGGTCTGGAAGCCCTCGGGGCCGGTGTAGCAGTTGGCGCCGCCGGAGTTGAGGACGACGGCGCGCACCACGCCGTCCTTGACGACCTGCTCGCTCCACAGCACGGGGTTGGCCTTGCAGCGGTTGCTGGTGAAGACCGAGGCGGAGTCGAACGTGGGGCCCTGGTTGACGACGAGGGCGAAGTCCTTCTTGCCGCTCGACTTCAGGCCGATCGCGGCGCCGGCTGCCACGAAGCCGGCGGGGTGGGTGACGCTCATGGGGTTCTGGGTTCCTTCGGGACGGTTCAGACGGGGACGGCGGGGGCGACGGTGTGCCCCGATCGTCGCCAGGCCTCCTCGGCCCTGTCGGCCATCCCGGTCGGGACGAGGATCCAGTCGGTGTCGAAGGTGGAGAGCGTGAACACCGGGATCTCCGCCTCGGCCAGCGGTGTCAGCAGGCCGGCCAGGATGCCGACCG
This genomic interval from Nocardioides kongjuensis contains the following:
- a CDS encoding NUDIX hydrolase, whose amino-acid sequence is MHHEPTRRTVARVLPVSSEGKVLLLLGCDPALPEVRYWFTVGGAADAGESLAEAATRELREETGVVVSPEALGEPYGTFEVAFSWDGRDYVNDSTLFAVALEESDAGAISFAGLDLLESQSIFDAAWWTPEELDRDGRAVDPRLIDQMRAAIAHVRQN
- the argG gene encoding argininosuccinate synthase gives rise to the protein MSKVLTSLPQGERVGIAFSGGLDTSVAVAWMRDKGAIPCTYTADIGQPDEPDIAGVPARAKQYGAEIARAVDIKPQLVEEGLAALACGAFHIRSGAKAYFNTTPLGRAVTGTMLVRAMQADDVNIWGDGSTYKGNDIERFYRYGLMANPELRIYKPWLDADFVNELGGRHEMSEWLVEHGLPYRDSTEKAYSTDANIWGATHEAKVLEHLDVSLEIVQPIMGVKFWDPSVAIETEDVTVTFDAGRPVAINGRRYDDAVALVLEANAIGGRHGLGMSDQIENRIIEAKSRGIYEAPGMALLFAAYERLLNAIHNEDTLANYHLEGRKLGRLLYEGRWLDPQALMLRESIQRWIASLVTGTVTLRLRRGDDYTILKTEGENFSYHPEKLSMERVENAAFGPTDRIGQLTMRNLDIADSRAKLEAYAGQPLDQGTVLVENGTLFGELPAGGYDQITANPEGGDEGEAILEEVAMELGTD
- a CDS encoding arginine repressor; this encodes MSEHALTPMTKSARQAIVVELLETREVRSQPELADLLGSRGVHVTQATLSRDLVELDAVKVRSTTGALVYAVPAEGGNRSPVTGESAASQHRLSRLASELLVSAEASANLVVLRTPPGAAQFLASAIDKVELADVLGTIAGDDTVLVIGRDPAGGDALAHKFTALAEGDTRKDSHS
- the argF gene encoding ornithine carbamoyltransferase, producing MTRSFLRDDDLTPAEQAEVLDLAAKLKAEPYGHQPLAGPRTVAMIFDKPTLRTQASFAAGIAELGGHPMLVDGTLAGIGKRESVADVARVLGRQAAQIVWRTYAQTNLDEMAAYAGVPVVNALTDEFHPCQLLADLLTIREHKGDLAGLTAAFLGDGACNMGNSWLLAGATAGMHVRISGPEGYVPDEAMFARADEIGAATGGSGTAVADPRDAVAGADIVITDTWVSMGKEDERDARRAVFGPWAVTPELVAAAKADAIVMHCLPAYRGMEIAAEVLDGPQSVVWDEAENRRHAQKAVLTWLEGKRS
- a CDS encoding acetylornithine transaminase, which encodes MTATEPGNREWTERYAGALMNTFGPPKTVLVRGEGAHVWDADGREYVDLLGGIAVNALGHGHPRLVAAVTGQLQTLGHISNFFASGPQITLAERLVNLLGTEARVFFTNSGAEANEAAFKLTRRTGRTRIVATEGSFHGRTMGALALTSKPAYREPFEPLPGDVVFVPYGDTAALEAAVDRDTAAILVEPVQGEAGVIVPPRDYLPTAQRIAHENGALLWLDEIQTGVGRTGTWFAHQNPALVDAPVTPDIVTLAKGLAGGIPIGACLATHGAGKLFDPGNHGTTFGGNPVAAAAALAVLDVIVEEDLLAHATAQGAALKAAAATDPRVVETRGEGLLVGLTLAEPKAAEVVTAAQDAGFLLNAATPERVRMAPPLNLADADVAAFAAAWPAILDHANDSAGVTA
- the argB gene encoding acetylglutamate kinase; its protein translation is MSDTTETHEPGKPDQFKAHTLAGALPWLKAYHGKIVVIKYGGNAMTDDTLKRAFAEDIAFLRFAGFRPVVVHGGGPQISTMLDRLGIESEFRGGLRVTTPEAMDVVRMVLVGQVQRELVGLINEHGPLAVGLSGEDAGLFTAEQTGTVVDGEEVDLGLVGEVAQVRPEAVLDLIEAGRIPVVSSVAPDVDGVVHNVNADSAAASLAAALGAEKLLVLTDVEGLYLDWPDPEEVIGEISPEALEEILPSLASGMIPKMSACLQAVRDGVKRATVVDGRQAHAVLLELFTDEGVGTQVLPGVTTKTRKAREALT
- the argJ gene encoding bifunctional glutamate N-acetyltransferase/amino-acid acetyltransferase ArgJ gives rise to the protein MSVTHPAGFVAAGAAIGLKSSGKKDFALVVNQGPTFDSASVFTSNRCKANPVLWSEQVVKDGVVRAVVLNSGGANCYTGPEGFQTTHQVAEKVGELAGIAAGDVVVCSTGLIGLVNHRQTLLDGVEVLHARLSADGGNDAAEAIMTTDTVSKQVVVQGEGWSIGGMAKGAGMLAPALATMLVVITTDAVVPAADLDAALRAATRVSFDRLDSDGCQSTNDTVTLMASGASGVTPSLSDFTAALTEVCRSLAIQLLADAEGADHEIAITTRGAASEDDAVEVGRSVARSNLFKAAVFGKDPNWGRVLASVGTTQAAFDPANLDVAMNGVWVCRNSTPAEDPSLVDLSDRKVTVTIDLKSGDAEATVWTNDLTHAYVHENSAYSS